The following coding sequences are from one Humulus lupulus chromosome X, drHumLupu1.1, whole genome shotgun sequence window:
- the LOC133804966 gene encoding uncharacterized protein LOC133804966 yields the protein MDYSFVKIYEKMWFYKLQTCGEDLMDTHINVCFYYLRKKIKLIDGLNKRVTTTDSWFDATIKGLYDNFVAAKCDSSNIRFDNLISYYIIGEYLFCNTPWVDVDHVLFPVHVKVQLHWVFIHFSIKSRMLTVYNSLTGKKNESIALPYVNAYSVVLPYFLDFLDFYCSRKDLDLNVGPYSVGKKDPIDFNFAKNLPFQEDK from the exons ATGGATTATTCTTTTGTTAAAATTTATGAGAAAATGTGGTTTTACAAGCTTCAAACTTGTGGGGAGGACCTTATGGACACT catATAAATGTATGTTTTTATTACTTGAGGAAGAAGATTAAGTTGATTGATGGTTTGAACAAGAGGGTTACAACTACAGACTCTTGGTTTGATGCAACTATCAAGGGTTTGTATGATAACTTTGTGGCAGCCAAATGTGATTCAAGCAACATTCGTTTTGATAACCTAATTTCATATTACATTATTGGTGAATATTTGTTTTGTAACACTCCTTGGGTGGATGTGGATCATGTTCTTTTTCCTGTGCATGTGAAGGTTCAGTTGCATTGGGTTTTTATTCACTTTTCCATTAAGAGTAGGATGTTAACTGTCTACAATTCTTTGACGGGGAAGAAGAATGAGAGTATTGCTTTGCCATATGTGAATGCTTATTCTGTTGTTTTACCATATTTTCTagattttcttgatttttattgTTCTAGGAAAGATTTGGACTTGAATGTTGGTCCATATTCTGTTGGGAAGAAGGATCCAATTGATTTTAACTTTGCCAAAAACTTGCCATTTCAAGAGGATAAGTAA